One genomic segment of Borrelia miyamotoi includes these proteins:
- a CDS encoding tetratricopeptide repeat protein, protein MLPLFIILSSIAISTLIFLLFRITITNTKTEKKGENKKISTRTKKLIEKAANILKVNPNEINALQTLNDYYYSNKEHENGIKYAKKLCQLIEENPTNQEIDFFKAFLSYGVYNLDRNFNLEALKFIKKAYLIKKDNIDANYYLGIAFLKNAQYKEALHYLIKIYKLNKNNSDALKYIGIALFHTGNYNKAVGIFNSIRKYIQNDVNVLLVYAQSLSQLNQDQLALEIAKKIKNRDGMAYESLLIEAEINSKNNNLAKLEDNVREIIKIKPDLPPQISIKLFSKLGELYIESENYKKATEAFTQVERIDPNYPKIGEKLEFSKRLSENLALRIYLKSSQEKFESLANEIILILYQNKFQIRYTKINEINSQFIDINFQLSNNQWEENLIVRFVRTEQKNFGELFLKDLIAKTKESKLKGLCIAPATFSDKAKQIIEGRLIDIIEGKKLMQILKKLDISKYI, encoded by the coding sequence GTGTTACCATTGTTCATAATACTTTCCTCAATTGCAATATCTACTTTGATATTTTTACTATTCAGAATTACAATAACAAACACAAAAACAGAAAAAAAAGGTGAAAATAAAAAAATATCAACTAGAACAAAAAAATTAATAGAAAAAGCTGCAAACATATTAAAAGTCAATCCAAATGAAATAAATGCTTTACAAACTCTAAATGACTATTATTATTCCAACAAAGAGCATGAAAACGGAATTAAATATGCTAAAAAATTATGCCAACTTATAGAAGAAAATCCTACAAACCAAGAAATAGATTTTTTTAAAGCCTTCTTAAGTTACGGTGTTTATAACCTTGATAGGAATTTCAATCTAGAAGCATTAAAATTCATCAAAAAAGCATATCTTATTAAAAAGGATAATATAGACGCAAATTACTATCTTGGAATAGCTTTTCTAAAAAATGCACAGTACAAAGAAGCTCTCCATTACCTCATCAAGATATACAAATTGAACAAAAATAATAGTGATGCCTTAAAATACATAGGAATAGCACTTTTTCACACAGGAAACTATAATAAAGCCGTTGGAATATTTAATAGTATAAGAAAATACATACAAAACGATGTAAATGTTCTATTAGTATATGCCCAGTCTCTATCTCAATTAAATCAAGATCAACTTGCACTTGAAATAGCAAAAAAAATAAAAAATAGAGATGGAATGGCATATGAGTCCCTTTTAATCGAAGCTGAGATAAACTCAAAAAATAACAACTTAGCAAAACTAGAAGATAATGTTAGGGAAATAATAAAAATTAAACCTGATTTACCTCCACAAATATCCATTAAACTATTTAGCAAACTAGGAGAACTTTACATAGAAAGTGAAAATTATAAAAAAGCAACCGAAGCATTTACTCAAGTTGAAAGGATTGATCCAAACTATCCAAAAATTGGCGAAAAACTTGAATTTAGTAAAAGATTGAGTGAAAATTTAGCATTAAGAATATATCTTAAAAGTTCACAAGAAAAATTTGAAAGTCTAGCCAATGAAATTATTCTCATACTCTATCAAAACAAGTTCCAAATAAGATATACAAAGATAAATGAAATAAACTCTCAATTTATAGATATAAATTTCCAACTATCAAATAATCAATGGGAAGAAAATTTAATAGTCCGATTTGTCAGAACAGAACAAAAAAATTTTGGAGAATTATTCTTAAAAGATCTTATTGCAAAAACTAAAGAAAGCAAATTAAAAGGATTATGCATTGCACCAGCTACATTTTCTGATAAAGCTAAACAAATTATTGAAGGTAGGTTAATTGACATAATAGAAGGAAAAAAATTAATGCAAATATTAAAAAAATTGGATATATCAAAGTACATATAG
- a CDS encoding peptidoglycan DD-metalloendopeptidase family protein, giving the protein MIIPKKDQNILKRNRNFLFDRAIKGDFALRDFRNINNFDRKKRSNFFYLIKNPKKLFNIIKLLFLNLVRFRLVSIDGYKYRYSYKNSGLKTINAYNVNLTYSFIFKFNVIIFALILVFYLDVFSYYGSYIFLSKLSFPKDYFIDTFLYYSDQDLAQINNYLFGVDANDYETTVKKPFILKVVEHQIKPGETLSHIAARYNITSETLISYNDIKDVRSIKPNIVINVPNMKGVLYIVGKNDSLSSIANKYKVSKVDILDANNLDNEVLHLGQRLFIPGGRMSQTLLRNALGETFLFPTQGVITSGYGYRPDPFTKTISFHNGIDIANAANTPILATKEGIVVKVGFSVGGYGRYIIISHNNGFQTLYAHLGSFAVKTGQKVSRGQIIGRMGSTGYSTGNHLHFTIFKDGKTGNPMKYLK; this is encoded by the coding sequence ATGATTATACCAAAAAAAGATCAGAATATATTGAAAAGAAACAGAAATTTCTTATTTGATAGGGCTATTAAGGGCGATTTTGCATTAAGAGATTTTCGTAATATTAATAACTTTGATAGAAAAAAAAGGAGTAATTTTTTTTATTTGATAAAAAATCCAAAAAAGCTTTTTAATATAATTAAATTATTATTTTTAAATTTAGTTAGATTTAGGTTGGTAAGTATTGATGGTTATAAGTATCGATATTCTTATAAGAATTCTGGACTTAAAACGATTAATGCTTATAATGTCAATCTAACTTATAGTTTTATTTTTAAATTTAATGTGATAATTTTTGCTTTAATATTAGTATTTTATTTGGATGTTTTTTCATATTATGGTTCTTATATTTTTCTTAGCAAGCTTAGTTTTCCCAAGGATTATTTTATTGATACTTTTTTATACTATAGCGATCAAGACTTAGCGCAGATCAATAATTATCTATTTGGGGTAGATGCAAATGATTATGAAACAACAGTAAAGAAACCTTTTATTTTAAAGGTGGTTGAACATCAAATTAAGCCGGGAGAGACTCTTTCTCATATTGCAGCCAGGTATAACATAACAAGTGAGACTTTAATTTCTTATAATGATATTAAAGATGTAAGGAGTATTAAGCCCAATATAGTTATTAATGTGCCTAATATGAAAGGAGTTCTTTATATCGTTGGGAAAAATGATTCTTTATCCTCAATTGCAAACAAGTATAAAGTTTCCAAAGTAGATATTCTTGATGCTAATAATCTTGATAATGAAGTCCTACATTTAGGTCAAAGGTTGTTTATTCCAGGAGGAAGAATGTCCCAGACATTACTTAGAAATGCTTTAGGAGAAACTTTCTTATTTCCGACTCAAGGAGTTATTACTTCAGGTTATGGCTATCGTCCTGATCCTTTTACTAAGACCATTAGTTTTCACAATGGAATTGATATTGCAAATGCAGCTAATACTCCTATTTTAGCAACAAAAGAGGGTATTGTGGTAAAAGTTGGTTTTAGTGTTGGAGGATATGGAAGATATATTATTATCTCTCATAATAATGGTTTTCAAACCCTTTATGCTCATTTAGGTTCTTTTGCAGTTAAAACTGGGCAAAAAGTTTCAAGAGGACAAATAATAGGACGTATGGGAAGTACAGGGTATAGCACGGGTAATCATTTACATTTCACCATTTTTAAGGATGGGAAAACAGGAAATCCTATGAAATACCTTAAATAG
- the lepB gene encoding signal peptidase I, whose protein sequence is MKILKLIKQELALITLALLLMLALIKIFLSFHLVKGYSMSPILLEQDWIINNKLAYGIRLNNKDAYIILWNTPKKNEMVLIKDPITQKISVKKIFAIPGEKFIKLEKNVISIHNLNFKIDEKQHLKKLESRYIPKDYYLVIGENRQVSLDSREYGFINMNDIIGKIIYCL, encoded by the coding sequence ATGAAAATCTTAAAACTAATAAAACAAGAATTAGCGCTTATTACACTAGCTTTACTACTAATGCTTGCACTAATCAAAATATTTCTATCTTTTCATTTAGTCAAAGGCTATTCAATGTCACCAATACTTTTAGAGCAAGATTGGATAATAAACAACAAACTAGCTTATGGAATAAGACTAAATAATAAAGATGCATATATCATATTATGGAACACACCAAAAAAAAACGAAATGGTACTCATTAAAGACCCTATAACCCAAAAAATATCCGTCAAAAAAATTTTTGCCATACCAGGAGAAAAATTTATAAAGTTAGAAAAAAATGTGATATCTATACATAACTTAAACTTTAAGATAGATGAAAAGCAACATCTGAAAAAATTAGAAAGTAGATACATCCCAAAAGACTACTACCTAGTAATAGGAGAAAATAGACAAGTTTCCCTCGACTCAAGAGAATACGGATTTATAAACATGAATGATATTATTGGAAAAATAATATACTGTCTTTAA